The following proteins are encoded in a genomic region of Lactiplantibacillus plantarum:
- a CDS encoding aldehyde dehydrogenase family protein — MLKEMEETTVSRSIDRLVLNASLAANRLEVMDQSQVDQAVAAMARAAHAARGMLAAMAVEETGRGNYRDKVAKNDFAAKNVYNYIKDDKTVGIINDDPVSGVMKVAEPVGIIAGVTPVTNPTSTVIFNAMLALKTRNPIIFGFHPFAQKSCVETGRIIRDAAIAAGAPKDWIQWIKTPSLEATNTLMNHPGVATIIATGGAGMVKTAYSTGKPALGVGPGNVPCFIEQTADIQQAVSDVVTSKSFDNGMICASESNLIVADQIYDQVKRELSHNGVYFVGTENFKALEATVMNLDKQAVDPKVAGQTPWQIAQWAGFDVPSDTKVLAVELPSIGGDQVLSREKLSPVLAVVHAKDTEAGFNLMKRSLALGGLGHTAALHTTDEAVMNKFALEMTACRALINVPSSQGAIGYKYDNVAPSLTLGCGTWGHNSISHNLEDWDLLNIKTVAKRLTKIR; from the coding sequence ATGCTGAAAGAAATGGAAGAAACAACCGTATCACGTTCAATCGATCGGTTAGTCTTAAATGCTTCGTTAGCTGCCAACCGTCTTGAAGTCATGGACCAAAGTCAAGTTGATCAGGCTGTCGCTGCCATGGCCCGCGCTGCCCACGCTGCTCGTGGCATGCTGGCCGCTATGGCCGTCGAAGAAACGGGTCGCGGAAATTATCGTGATAAAGTTGCGAAGAACGACTTTGCAGCCAAAAACGTTTATAACTACATCAAGGATGACAAGACGGTCGGTATCATTAATGACGATCCAGTCAGTGGCGTGATGAAAGTTGCTGAACCAGTTGGAATTATTGCGGGGGTCACCCCAGTTACCAACCCAACATCAACCGTCATTTTCAATGCCATGTTAGCATTAAAGACTCGCAATCCCATTATTTTTGGTTTCCATCCCTTTGCACAAAAATCTTGTGTTGAAACTGGCCGAATCATCCGCGATGCTGCTATTGCCGCTGGCGCTCCTAAGGATTGGATTCAGTGGATCAAGACGCCTAGCCTTGAAGCAACCAACACCTTGATGAACCATCCGGGCGTCGCTACCATTATTGCAACTGGCGGTGCCGGCATGGTCAAGACCGCGTATTCAACTGGTAAACCGGCACTCGGTGTTGGCCCTGGTAACGTGCCATGCTTCATCGAGCAAACCGCAGACATTCAACAGGCAGTCAGTGATGTCGTCACTTCCAAGTCATTCGACAACGGCATGATCTGTGCTTCCGAATCAAACTTAATCGTTGCTGATCAAATCTATGATCAAGTTAAACGTGAATTAAGTCACAACGGTGTGTACTTTGTCGGTACCGAGAACTTCAAGGCCTTAGAAGCAACTGTCATGAACCTGGATAAACAGGCTGTTGACCCGAAAGTAGCTGGGCAAACGCCATGGCAAATCGCTCAGTGGGCTGGCTTTGATGTCCCATCCGATACCAAAGTATTAGCAGTTGAGTTGCCTAGCATCGGTGGTGACCAAGTCTTATCACGAGAAAAGTTATCACCAGTCCTCGCCGTCGTTCATGCCAAGGATACTGAGGCCGGCTTCAACCTGATGAAACGCAGCCTAGCACTTGGCGGACTGGGACATACGGCCGCCTTGCATACGACTGACGAAGCTGTTATGAACAAGTTTGCCTTAGAAATGACTGCTTGTCGAGCATTGATCAACGTGCCGTCTTCACAAGGTGCCATTGGTTATAAATATGATAACGTCGCACCATCCTTAACACTCGGTTGTGGAACATGGGGGCATAACTCGATTTCACACAACTTGGAAGATTGGGATCTACTAAATATTAAGACCGTTGCAAAACGCTTAACTAAGATTCGCTAA
- a CDS encoding ABC-2 transporter permease — MTKRKLWQLLWRHYRTLLLTAGGVLLLVGIKEGYSIAHNPSRYVAQNVSSFALMEATHLRMETVVAIIVSLVLGVALFLSDNFTNFNQYLFSLPVARKQIYRRKIGLLIGMLVSAYMLAEAVFGLIAWRVLAKQQVRIDWLTTLYEELGILAVMLVFGLLAATFGLWVGHIFASALATFVFVCSLPFAYDGLINLAAGLTKLKYEQVDVLGQLPSWKPGGLLTTWVICGVIGGGLYLLNRWAFEHLSLENSGDFFRFPQWRGAVLGFSIIYLIVAICCSQFGNGVLGLLTDNYHAHMPLSTGIIMALVVAYLTWSLGRWFLYRPDRFRDAWTVKKLA; from the coding sequence ATGACGAAACGAAAGTTATGGCAGTTGTTATGGCGCCACTATCGCACGTTGTTATTAACGGCGGGCGGTGTCTTACTACTAGTAGGCATAAAGGAAGGCTACAGTATTGCCCATAATCCGTCACGGTATGTTGCACAAAATGTCAGTAGTTTTGCGTTGATGGAAGCCACTCATCTTCGGATGGAAACGGTGGTCGCCATCATCGTTAGTCTGGTGCTAGGAGTCGCACTATTCTTAAGCGATAATTTCACGAATTTTAATCAATATTTATTTAGTTTGCCGGTCGCTCGAAAGCAAATTTATCGGCGTAAGATCGGGTTACTTATTGGGATGTTGGTCAGCGCATACATGTTGGCGGAAGCTGTTTTTGGACTGATTGCTTGGCGCGTGTTGGCTAAACAGCAGGTGCGGATTGATTGGCTTACGACATTGTATGAAGAACTTGGAATCCTGGCAGTAATGTTAGTGTTTGGATTATTAGCCGCTACGTTCGGGTTATGGGTTGGCCATATCTTTGCGAGTGCGCTTGCGACATTTGTCTTCGTTTGTAGCTTGCCCTTTGCATATGATGGCTTGATCAATCTTGCTGCAGGATTAACGAAGCTTAAATATGAGCAGGTGGATGTTTTAGGTCAGCTGCCGAGCTGGAAACCCGGGGGCTTACTAACCACTTGGGTGATTTGTGGTGTTATCGGTGGCGGCCTGTATTTGCTTAACCGCTGGGCGTTTGAGCATTTATCTTTGGAAAATAGTGGGGATTTTTTCCGCTTTCCGCAGTGGCGCGGAGCCGTCCTGGGCTTTTCAATTATTTATCTAATTGTTGCAATTTGCTGTTCACAATTTGGTAACGGTGTTTTAGGGTTGCTAACGGATAACTATCATGCGCATATGCCATTATCGACTGGGATTATAATGGCGCTGGTCGTTGCCTATCTAACTTGGAGTTTGGGGCGGTGGTTTCTGTACCGACCGGATCGTTTTCGCGATGCGTGGACGGTTAAGAAGTTGGCTTAA
- a CDS encoding ATP-binding cassette domain-containing protein — translation MSLVINQLSKRIDHHQTLDGISFEIGLGQIVGVVGRNGVGKTTLFRTINGQYLTDHGQVLVDGQEVVDQPEMRTQLCFIDPLANFFKGATIAQIQWYYQAAYPDFDNAKFAQLLDRYHLTSKQKLRHFSKGMFGLFTIILSVATQAPYLFLDEPLDGLDVLIRKNILGILIDEVATGNRSIVIASHNLAELEGVIDRALMLKHGRIVNDYQLEAMRRSARKVQLVYRDKQIPAVVKQLGHIVHVSGRVIVVVFEDYNAEVQAQLATTNPVFQEDLPLSLADLFMANLTDEADFELLS, via the coding sequence ATGAGTTTAGTGATTAATCAGTTAAGTAAGCGCATTGACCATCACCAGACGTTAGATGGCATTAGTTTTGAGATTGGACTTGGTCAAATCGTCGGTGTTGTTGGCCGTAACGGGGTTGGGAAAACAACCCTTTTTCGGACAATCAATGGGCAGTACCTCACGGATCATGGTCAGGTCCTGGTTGATGGGCAAGAGGTTGTTGATCAACCGGAAATGCGGACGCAACTGTGTTTTATTGATCCACTGGCAAATTTTTTTAAAGGCGCGACGATTGCGCAAATCCAGTGGTATTATCAAGCTGCTTACCCGGACTTTGATAATGCCAAATTTGCGCAATTGTTAGACCGTTATCATCTGACGTCCAAACAAAAATTACGCCATTTCTCTAAGGGAATGTTTGGTTTGTTTACAATCATTCTCAGTGTTGCGACGCAAGCGCCGTATCTCTTTTTGGATGAGCCGCTAGATGGTTTGGATGTCCTAATTCGAAAAAACATTCTTGGTATTCTAATTGATGAAGTGGCTACGGGAAACCGTTCAATCGTGATTGCGTCACATAATTTGGCTGAATTAGAGGGGGTTATTGACCGCGCGTTGATGCTTAAACACGGTCGCATTGTCAATGACTATCAATTAGAAGCCATGCGACGAAGTGCACGAAAAGTTCAATTAGTGTATCGTGACAAGCAGATTCCAGCCGTTGTTAAACAATTAGGCCATATTGTACACGTTTCTGGTCGGGTTATCGTGGTAGTGTTTGAAGATTATAATGCTGAGGTCCAGGCGCAATTAGCGACAACTAACCCGGTATTTCAAGAAGATTTACCACTCTCATTAGCAGACTTGTTTATGGCTAATCTGACGGATGAAGCTGACTTTGAATTATTATCTTAG
- a CDS encoding GntR family transcriptional regulator — MQIDHGSRQPYYAQIVTGIEQDIAHGVLQSGEQLPSVREMARQHLLNPNTVSKAYKRLETQQIIETVPGKGTYVKVVDSTLFRQELREQFTQIVRLAGQRGVSIAELHGWLDQMGEK, encoded by the coding sequence ATGCAAATTGATCATGGAAGCCGACAACCGTATTACGCTCAGATAGTAACCGGTATTGAACAAGATATTGCTCATGGTGTGTTACAAAGTGGTGAACAACTGCCGTCGGTGCGTGAAATGGCTCGTCAACACTTGCTGAATCCGAATACGGTCAGTAAAGCCTATAAGCGACTGGAGACACAGCAAATTATCGAGACGGTTCCGGGAAAAGGCACGTACGTTAAAGTGGTGGATTCAACGCTGTTCCGACAAGAATTACGGGAACAGTTTACACAAATTGTCAGGCTAGCGGGTCAAAGAGGCGTCAGTATTGCTGAATTGCATGGCTGGCTTGATCAAATGGGGGAAAAATAA
- a CDS encoding GNAT family N-acetyltransferase produces MKLATLQAQLPDFEIRLLTLADQEALLELEQSNPRYHQYFSPEPLTMTEVQHDLTAHPDELAAAQKQVFGFYLAHRLVAVLDVLNQYPQEQFLFVGLLMVNKAYQRKSVGRVIVTGLMQAALQANITAIQLTRVTADEGVARFWQKLGFEDGNQLFLPLKAGGRLAVTTMTRLLQ; encoded by the coding sequence ATGAAATTAGCAACATTACAAGCACAATTACCGGATTTTGAGATCCGATTACTAACTTTAGCTGACCAGGAAGCATTGCTAGAGCTGGAACAAAGTAATCCGCGCTATCATCAATATTTCTCACCGGAACCACTAACGATGACTGAGGTACAACATGATTTGACGGCCCACCCGGACGAGCTAGCGGCGGCACAAAAACAGGTTTTTGGTTTTTACTTAGCACACCGTTTAGTAGCCGTTTTAGATGTACTCAATCAGTATCCACAAGAACAATTTTTATTCGTTGGATTACTCATGGTCAATAAGGCTTACCAACGTAAATCAGTGGGCCGAGTTATTGTAACCGGACTGATGCAAGCGGCACTTCAAGCGAATATAACGGCGATCCAACTAACGCGCGTTACTGCTGATGAAGGGGTCGCAAGATTCTGGCAGAAACTCGGGTTTGAAGATGGTAACCAGTTGTTCTTACCTTTAAAAGCCGGTGGCCGGTTAGCGGTGACGACGATGACACGGCTACTCCAATAG
- a CDS encoding GNAT family N-acetyltransferase, with product MEITPVKMLDLPQIMAIEKSGFSEAEAGSEAAYRERIEKLADTFLVARDGAVVLGFIVGPAVGARYIEDEMFVETPTNLPRGGHQLVFTLAVSPLARHQQIGSQLLTALAEKAQADGRTSMALTCLERLIPFYERNGFINQGVANSEHAGETWYNLEKVWD from the coding sequence ATGGAAATTACACCTGTTAAAATGCTGGATTTACCACAAATCATGGCGATCGAAAAATCTGGTTTTTCAGAAGCAGAGGCTGGCAGCGAGGCTGCTTATCGCGAACGCATTGAGAAATTAGCGGATACTTTTCTGGTCGCCCGCGATGGTGCAGTCGTACTTGGCTTTATCGTGGGACCAGCTGTCGGTGCCCGCTATATTGAAGATGAGATGTTTGTAGAGACACCGACTAACTTGCCACGTGGCGGCCATCAGCTGGTTTTCACGTTGGCAGTTTCGCCACTAGCACGTCACCAACAGATCGGTAGTCAATTATTGACCGCGCTAGCTGAGAAGGCTCAAGCAGACGGGCGGACAAGCATGGCGTTGACTTGTTTGGAACGACTAATTCCGTTTTATGAACGTAATGGTTTTATTAATCAAGGTGTGGCGAACTCCGAACATGCTGGTGAAACTTGGTATAATTTAGAGAAAGTCTGGGATTGA
- a CDS encoding ASCH domain-containing protein encodes MPAQSAEQLWHAYNESTDTNGASYQTRWFGQQNNPAEVTALADAILAGTKTATTTPLDSYTAEQIAIPQVGDYNVLLNGDMKPVAILKTVVSELIPFYRISAEHAYHEGDGDRTIGDWRKRKTAEFTPTLEEHGKNLSSDTPMVSEVFEVVYRAD; translated from the coding sequence ATGCCCGCTCAATCAGCAGAACAATTATGGCATGCTTATAACGAAAGCACCGACACAAACGGGGCTTCTTATCAAACACGTTGGTTCGGTCAACAAAATAACCCTGCCGAAGTGACTGCTTTAGCCGACGCAATTCTGGCTGGGACGAAGACAGCGACAACCACGCCGCTGGACAGTTATACCGCGGAACAAATTGCCATTCCACAAGTTGGCGACTACAACGTCTTGCTAAATGGTGACATGAAACCGGTCGCGATTCTGAAAACGGTGGTGTCTGAACTCATTCCGTTTTATCGCATCTCGGCGGAACACGCTTACCATGAAGGCGATGGTGATCGCACAATTGGTGATTGGCGCAAGCGTAAGACGGCAGAATTCACCCCGACGTTAGAAGAACACGGCAAAAACCTCTCATCGGACACACCGATGGTCAGTGAAGTTTTTGAAGTCGTTTACCGCGCGGATTAA
- a CDS encoding helix-turn-helix domain-containing protein yields MDIGQRIRNLRIQKQLTQEELGERTDLSKGYISQLEHNQSSPSMETFFAILEVLGCAPADFFAAEQPTHKVVYHPADQTTYDDEALGYRVKWLVPASNENQLEPVTVTLAPSGRFKSFEPSPAETFIMVQTGTLSLQLGAQQYAATAGDTLYFHATKTHQIRNLGTTSCTFTLVTTASYL; encoded by the coding sequence ATGGACATTGGTCAACGCATCCGCAACTTACGGATTCAAAAGCAACTCACGCAAGAAGAATTAGGCGAACGAACTGACCTTAGCAAGGGGTACATATCACAGTTAGAGCACAATCAGTCATCGCCTTCAATGGAGACGTTCTTCGCGATTCTTGAAGTACTCGGTTGTGCCCCCGCTGATTTTTTTGCGGCTGAGCAGCCCACTCACAAAGTGGTCTACCATCCAGCAGATCAGACCACGTATGACGATGAAGCCTTAGGATACCGTGTGAAATGGCTCGTACCCGCGTCTAACGAAAATCAGTTAGAACCGGTCACCGTCACACTGGCACCTAGTGGTCGCTTCAAATCTTTTGAGCCGTCGCCGGCAGAGACCTTTATTATGGTTCAAACCGGCACTTTAAGCTTACAGCTCGGAGCTCAGCAATATGCTGCCACGGCGGGAGATACGCTGTACTTCCATGCGACTAAGACGCATCAGATTCGTAATCTTGGCACCACGTCCTGCACGTTCACCTTGGTTACGACCGCGTCCTACTTATAA
- a CDS encoding ABC transporter ATP-binding protein: MAVNTQPIIRLTNVTKSYGEHQVLKNINLDLEAGKFYTLLGPSGCGKTTILRTIAGFTDATSGQVYFDGQVINTLPANQRQVNTVFQDYALFPHMNVAENVAFGLKLHKVPKDEIETRVQKALAMVQLADLGEREISEISGGQQQRVAIARALVMQPKVLLLDEPLSALDAKLRKDMQYELRDLQQRLGITFLFVTHDQEEALAMSDEIFVMNAGEILQGGSPVDIYDEPINHFVANFIGESNIIPGKMLKDFEVEFVGKQFECADAGMQPNEVVEVVLRPEDLDIVAADQGKLVVTVDSQLFRGNYFEIVAYDTDHNEWLVHSTNPAAEGEPIGLTFDPQDIHVMRLNESEAAFDARLEQYEDD; this comes from the coding sequence TTGGCGGTTAATACACAACCAATCATTCGATTGACAAATGTCACTAAAAGTTACGGGGAACATCAAGTTTTAAAAAACATCAACTTAGATCTTGAAGCGGGCAAATTCTATACGTTACTCGGTCCGTCTGGGTGTGGTAAAACAACCATTCTGCGTACCATTGCGGGGTTTACGGATGCCACTTCCGGTCAAGTTTACTTTGACGGTCAGGTCATCAACACCCTGCCGGCTAATCAGCGGCAAGTCAACACGGTCTTTCAAGATTACGCCCTTTTTCCACACATGAATGTCGCGGAAAACGTGGCATTTGGCTTGAAATTACACAAAGTTCCCAAGGATGAAATCGAGACGCGGGTCCAAAAAGCACTCGCGATGGTCCAACTAGCCGATCTTGGAGAACGTGAAATCAGTGAAATCTCTGGTGGACAACAACAACGAGTTGCCATTGCCCGGGCACTCGTTATGCAGCCTAAGGTCCTCTTACTCGACGAACCGTTATCGGCTCTCGATGCCAAACTGCGTAAGGATATGCAATATGAGTTGCGGGACCTTCAACAACGCCTGGGCATCACTTTTCTCTTTGTCACCCACGATCAGGAAGAAGCCTTGGCCATGAGTGATGAAATCTTTGTCATGAACGCTGGCGAGATTTTACAAGGTGGGTCCCCAGTTGATATTTACGATGAACCGATCAACCATTTCGTGGCGAACTTCATCGGTGAAAGTAACATTATTCCGGGTAAAATGCTCAAAGATTTTGAAGTAGAGTTTGTCGGCAAACAATTCGAATGCGCCGATGCGGGAATGCAGCCTAATGAAGTTGTCGAAGTCGTTCTTCGGCCTGAAGATCTCGACATTGTGGCCGCAGATCAAGGCAAGTTAGTCGTCACTGTCGACTCCCAACTATTTCGAGGCAATTATTTCGAAATCGTCGCTTACGATACCGATCATAACGAATGGCTCGTTCATTCAACTAACCCTGCCGCAGAAGGCGAACCGATCGGCCTGACCTTTGACCCACAAGACATTCACGTCATGCGGTTAAACGAGAGCGAAGCTGCTTTTGATGCTCGTCTTGAACAATACGAAGATGATTAG
- a CDS encoding ABC transporter permease, with protein sequence MQPKQRLSRNTAYFIPYMLWIILFVIAPVLLLIYQSFFNINGQFTLGNYQTYFSSNTYLMMTLNSVWYAFLITLATLLISYPTAYLLNETKHPQLWLLLIIMPTWINLLLKAYAFIGIFSQAGIANQFLSFIGIGPKQLLFTNFSFIFVAAYIQIPFMVLPIYNSISELNPSYVNASRDLGATNWQTFNRVIFPLTLPGVKAGIQAIFIPSLSLFMLTRLIGGNKVITLGTAIEEHFLTTMNWGMGSTIGVVLIIAMVIIMWLTGSSKKRARKGLTK encoded by the coding sequence ATGCAACCAAAACAACGATTAAGTCGTAACACCGCCTACTTTATCCCGTACATGTTGTGGATCATCCTCTTCGTCATTGCCCCAGTCCTATTGTTGATCTATCAATCATTCTTCAACATTAACGGGCAATTTACACTGGGCAACTACCAAACGTATTTTTCATCAAATACCTACTTGATGATGACGCTCAACTCTGTCTGGTACGCCTTCTTGATCACACTCGCAACATTATTGATCAGTTATCCGACGGCTTATTTACTCAACGAAACGAAGCATCCGCAGCTGTGGCTGCTCTTAATCATTATGCCAACATGGATCAACTTATTACTTAAGGCGTACGCTTTCATCGGCATTTTTAGTCAAGCCGGCATCGCCAACCAGTTTTTAAGTTTCATCGGAATCGGGCCCAAGCAATTGCTCTTTACTAATTTCAGCTTCATCTTTGTCGCGGCCTATATTCAGATTCCGTTCATGGTCCTGCCCATTTACAACTCGATTAGCGAACTGAACCCATCTTACGTCAATGCTAGTCGGGATCTCGGTGCCACAAATTGGCAGACCTTCAATCGGGTAATTTTCCCACTGACACTCCCCGGTGTGAAGGCTGGCATTCAAGCCATCTTCATTCCCTCACTGTCACTCTTCATGTTGACCCGTTTAATTGGCGGCAATAAGGTGATTACACTCGGGACTGCGATTGAGGAACACTTCTTGACAACAATGAACTGGGGCATGGGTTCGACGATCGGGGTCGTCCTGATTATTGCGATGGTCATCATCATGTGGCTAACTGGCAGCAGTAAAAAGCGCGCGCGAAAGGGGTTGACGAAATAA
- a CDS encoding ABC transporter permease, whose amino-acid sequence MTLRNFKWRNLYLWLVFIVLYAPIIFLVVYSFSQGTTMNNFHGFTWQHYQDLFADSRLIAIFLDTILIALLSSLLATVIGTLGALGINSMTKPITRNTLLSLNNILMVSPDVIIGASFLIFFTALKIPLGFGSVLLSHIAFSIPIVVLMVLPKIQEMSTSLLDAAADLGANNWQLLSQVIVPYIMPGIFSGFFMALTYSLDDFAVTFFVTGNGFSTLSVEIYSRARQGINLEINALSGLMFLMALVLVIGYYFINQYSSRHRRPAVRGRRK is encoded by the coding sequence ATGACCTTACGTAACTTCAAGTGGCGCAACTTATACCTGTGGCTTGTTTTCATCGTGCTGTATGCGCCAATTATTTTTCTGGTCGTTTACTCCTTCAGCCAAGGTACGACTATGAACAACTTTCATGGTTTTACCTGGCAACATTACCAAGACTTATTCGCGGATAGCCGTTTAATTGCCATTTTTCTCGACACCATTTTGATTGCGCTCTTATCATCATTATTAGCAACTGTCATTGGCACGCTGGGGGCACTCGGAATCAATAGTATGACCAAACCGATTACCCGCAACACTTTGTTATCGTTGAACAATATCTTGATGGTTTCACCCGACGTCATCATCGGGGCCAGTTTCTTGATTTTCTTTACTGCCCTTAAAATTCCGCTCGGTTTTGGCTCAGTCTTGTTAAGCCATATTGCTTTTTCAATTCCAATCGTGGTCTTGATGGTGCTACCAAAAATTCAAGAAATGAGCACCAGTTTACTGGATGCCGCGGCTGACTTAGGTGCCAACAATTGGCAATTACTCAGCCAAGTCATCGTGCCCTACATCATGCCCGGGATCTTTTCTGGCTTCTTCATGGCCCTGACCTACTCACTCGATGACTTCGCCGTCACTTTCTTCGTGACTGGAAACGGCTTTAGCACGCTGTCGGTTGAAATCTACTCACGGGCCCGTCAAGGCATCAACCTGGAAATCAACGCCCTGTCCGGTCTAATGTTCCTGATGGCACTGGTGTTAGTGATTGGCTACTACTTCATTAACCAATACAGTAGTCGGCACCGGCGGCCAGCAGTTAGGGGGCGGCGAAAGTGA
- a CDS encoding ABC transporter substrate-binding protein produces MKKLLSIIVSLLVVCGLLAFGAQRLQTSSGSTGKKVLNLYTWGDYIDPSLLTKFQKQTGYHVNVETFDSNEAMYTKIKQGGTSYDLTVPSDYMIEKMKKAHLLLPLDKSKLTGMKNYDPRFMNLAFDQHNRYSVPYFWGTLGIIYNDKYVQPGSIQHWNDLWQRKYHNKIMLIDSARDVMGFALASMNQSMNTTDPATLLAARNKLNRLSPNVKAVVADEIKMYMIQNEAAIAVDWSGEASEMLAGNSHLHYVVPSEGSNLWFDNLVIPKTAKHFKAIYAFLNFMSEPKNAAQNAEYIGYATPNRKAKALLPKAIRNDRQFYPDNNTIKHLQIYQDLSPAKVGLYNDRYLEFKMHH; encoded by the coding sequence GTGAAAAAATTATTAAGCATCATCGTTAGCTTACTAGTCGTCTGTGGCTTACTGGCCTTTGGCGCGCAACGCTTGCAGACGAGCTCTGGTAGTACTGGCAAAAAGGTTTTGAACCTATATACTTGGGGTGACTACATCGACCCCAGCCTGCTCACTAAGTTTCAAAAGCAGACTGGCTATCACGTTAACGTCGAAACTTTCGATAGCAACGAAGCTATGTATACGAAAATCAAGCAAGGCGGCACCAGTTACGATCTGACCGTACCTAGTGATTACATGATTGAAAAAATGAAAAAAGCGCACTTACTCTTACCGCTCGATAAAAGTAAACTGACTGGAATGAAGAATTACGATCCGCGCTTCATGAACTTGGCCTTTGATCAACACAATCGTTACTCAGTCCCATATTTCTGGGGAACGCTTGGTATCATTTATAACGACAAGTACGTTCAGCCGGGCAGTATTCAACACTGGAATGATTTGTGGCAACGAAAATACCATAACAAAATCATGCTGATTGATAGCGCCCGCGACGTAATGGGGTTCGCCCTCGCATCAATGAATCAGTCTATGAACACGACCGATCCAGCCACTCTATTGGCTGCGCGAAACAAGCTTAACCGGCTATCACCAAACGTCAAGGCCGTCGTGGCGGATGAAATTAAAATGTACATGATCCAAAACGAAGCCGCAATCGCGGTCGATTGGTCCGGTGAGGCTAGTGAAATGTTGGCTGGCAATTCACACTTGCATTACGTTGTCCCATCCGAAGGGAGTAACTTGTGGTTTGATAACTTGGTCATTCCTAAAACGGCCAAACACTTTAAGGCGATTTACGCCTTCTTGAACTTTATGAGTGAACCCAAGAACGCCGCCCAAAATGCGGAATATATCGGTTACGCAACACCTAATCGGAAAGCCAAGGCGCTATTACCTAAGGCCATTCGCAACGATCGCCAATTTTACCCAGACAATAACACAATCAAGCATCTTCAAATCTATCAAGATTTATCACCAGCCAAAGTCGGCTTGTATAATGACCGTTATTTGGAATTTAAGATGCATCACTAA
- a CDS encoding protein-export chaperone SecB, which yields MAVLEFKSYTVNELSYRKNDLYKETNQNISINPKIEIKNTPKQDKIIVTVDVHIGSLAEKKNPFIVTASVSGEFVYHEKEDHNQVGIDTLIKKNAVAILYPYVRSLVSGITNASNQFPALILPTINVAQLLDEQSNRQEAAD from the coding sequence ATGGCAGTTTTAGAATTTAAAAGCTATACAGTTAATGAGTTGAGTTATAGAAAAAACGATTTATATAAGGAAACTAACCAGAATATTAGTATAAATCCCAAAATTGAAATTAAAAATACGCCAAAGCAAGACAAAATTATTGTAACAGTTGATGTGCATATCGGATCGCTGGCGGAGAAGAAAAATCCATTTATAGTTACGGCGAGCGTCAGTGGCGAATTTGTCTATCATGAGAAAGAAGATCATAATCAAGTTGGTATTGATACTTTAATCAAGAAAAATGCTGTTGCCATTCTCTACCCTTATGTTCGGTCGCTAGTATCCGGTATAACTAATGCATCAAACCAATTTCCAGCACTTATTTTGCCGACTATAAACGTGGCACAATTACTTGATGAACAAAGTAATCGTCAAGAAGCTGCTGACTAA
- a CDS encoding helix-turn-helix domain-containing protein, with translation MTKKTFYNEELNTTEEYSEVWKYELMRVKDISDLIVHNHYWKDSRGELWLDFDDPNENFRKAFNAYRNRKGFMQPNEIKKLRENLHLSQRVFSERLGISYAKVSQIENNKRVQTLSQEVSFRKAQQDYEKQGFLTSYDSDTSDSAELTKVLTETEYVDTAKYFYKTNDSSETTIFKVQEFVGGVA, from the coding sequence ATGACCAAAAAAACTTTTTACAATGAAGAATTAAATACCACTGAAGAATATTCGGAGGTGTGGAAATACGAACTCATGCGAGTCAAAGACATATCTGACTTGATAGTCCATAATCATTACTGGAAAGATTCTCGAGGAGAACTTTGGTTGGATTTTGATGACCCCAATGAGAATTTTAGAAAGGCCTTTAATGCTTATAGAAATCGAAAAGGATTCATGCAACCAAATGAAATAAAAAAGTTACGAGAAAATTTGCACTTAAGTCAGCGCGTCTTTTCTGAACGATTAGGTATTAGCTATGCAAAAGTATCACAGATAGAGAACAATAAACGAGTTCAAACGCTTTCACAAGAAGTCTCTTTTAGAAAAGCACAACAAGATTACGAAAAACAGGGATTCTTGACTTCTTATGATTCAGATACGAGTGATAGTGCCGAATTAACTAAGGTTTTAACTGAAACAGAATATGTAGATACGGCCAAATATTTCTATAAAACTAATGATTCTTCAGAAACCACAATCTTTAAAGTTCAAGAATTTGTTGGAGGTGTTGCATAA